ATTGACTCCCGAAGTAAAGGACCAGGAACTTGAATTGCTCATCAGTTATTGGGAAGGATCGGTTTCGGTGAAAGGAACTATTAAGTATAAAGAAGTTGATGGGAGAGGCTACGTAGAATTGACGGGGTATTAGAGGGCAAAACGAGAAACATGAACTTTCGTTTCACTTTTCACGATTCACGTCACATGTTATTATTCATTTATGTTATCTCATATCTTTTTCTCCGGTGGTTGACCAACCTTACTTGACCTCGGCACCGCCCGGTCTGACTTCTTTTCTACTTTTCATCATTTCTTTTCTCAATCATTTCTTTTCTGTTTCTGCCATTTGGGGAAGCTCAAAGCTCACTTAATTCTAAATTATAAATTCTCCATTCTCAATTCCCCATTCGCGATTGTAAATTCGCAACCTATCTGACCTCGACTCCGCTCGGTCTGACTTCTTTTCTTCTTTTCATCTTTCCATCATTTCTTTTTTTCTTCTTTTCTTTATCTACCTTTTGGCGGAAACTCAAAGATCATGGCATAACTTCAACAATTTATACATTCTAAATTCGCAATTATAAATTGGCAATTCTCAATTCTCAATTATTTTTCAGACTGCGGCTATAATAGTCTTTACTGAATTTATTCTCTTTATCATTTTCTCTTTTGCGATCTCAAGATCGTACCGTTTTTGTAGGTTTAACCAATAATCTTCAGATAAATTGAAATACTTCGAAAGAAGAAGGGCTGTTTCTGCAGTTATTATCCGTTTGCCTAGAATGATTTGATTAATCCTCGATAGAGGAAGCCCTGTATCCTTCGCCAGTTTATACTGTGAAATTTTGAAAGGGCGGATAAATTCCTCAAGCAATATCTCGCCGGGATGAATCGGTTCTATTTTTGTTTTGTTTCTCATTTTTATTACCCTTTATGATAATCAATTATTTGAACTTGATAAGCATCATTTTCGACCCATTCAAAAATTATTCTCCATTGGTTGTTTACGCGTATGCTCCATAATAACGCCATACGTGATCATTGTCAAGATCTTGTAATCATCAGGTAATTATAAATTCTAAATTCGCAATTCTAAATTATAAGCCCTCGGTTATTCTTTCGTAACTCTTAATTATCCATTCTAAATTCGAATTTCTCTGATCTTTAGTTGTTAAAATTTGCTGGAACACAAAAGGGCGATACACTAACTCGCCCTTTCCTTTAATTACTCTTAGCTTAAGGAGTTACCCGCCTCATTTCATCAACACAAATTTCTTCGTTTCCACAAATGACCCGCCTCGCAATTGATAAAAATAAATTCCGCTTGAAATATTGCTTCCGTCAAATTTAATCGAATAATTCCCGGTGGACATTTCCTCATTCAGTAAGGTCATTATCTCTGCACCCAGGAGATCATAAATTTTTATTGTTACAAATCCGGAGCGGGGAAGTGAGTAATTTATTGTCGTTGTTGGGTTGAATGGATTAGGGTAATTCTGAAAGAGCGCGAAATCTTGAGGCACTGATAAACTATTCTTTACGGCAGTCACCGTTTCCGGCTTAGTGACGGCATTAGCGTTTAATGTAACCGCGGTTTGTGCAAGTGCGCGGCCGCTCAAAGTTGCACCGGTCTGCATATCAATCAACGTTTGACACAATATGATTCCCTTCATGGCGGCAGTCGTTCCTATTGTCACTTGTCCTGCGACCTGCCAGAAAATGTTGGAAGCCAATGCGCCGCCGCTTAAAGTTACGATGACACCGTTTGCTATGGTTAGATTTTGCGCTATCTGGAAGATCCAAACATCATTTGCACTGCCCGAGATAGTGACACCGCCTGCAGAGATAGTAACTCCGGTTCCCCATTTATAGAGACCGTGAGTGAGTGTGTGCCCGGTAAGATTCCCGGTGTAAAGTTCGTTATAGTCGGGCAATGATCTACCGGCTGCGTCGGTGTATGCGGTTTGCATATCACCTATAGCCGTAGTCAATTTGGTTGGGGTAGGGGAAGTATAGTCGGCGGCGTATACTTTTCCGGTAATTAATGATGAAGTCGAATATGTGCCTGAAGAATGCATAGTTAATCCGCATCCGGTTACGTATGTAGCTGCGGCTGGACTCAGTCCAATATCTCCTGTAATATGAGTTGTTCCCGTGGTTGAGATTCCTGTTTTTGCTAAAATCACAAAATCGTTAGCTGTTCCAAGATTCACCGGTGCCGGGGACGATTGAGCCGTAACAACTGCAGGCATTATAAATACTAATATTAGCATTGCCTCAAGTAAGTATATCATCCTGTTTAAGAAAGTTGTCGGATTTTTTGTATTGGTTTTCATAAGAATCTTCGCCTATTATTGAGATGGTGTGTGATCGAACAAATTGTTATTCACTTTGTTAATAACAAATTAGTCTTCGATATTTATTTGTCAAGAAGTTAAGTAGATATTGAGTGTGAAAAAATAGAGCAAAGGGATGAAAAATGGACTACTTCCTTGGTTTGGAAAGTTGATGCGCTATAATGATGATTTTATTCAACAAATGATAATTATTCTATTGATCCGGAGATATTCCTATTTAGCAAATAGAAATTTATTTAGTTTACTTTTTGTTAGCTGTTCG
The sequence above is drawn from the Ignavibacteriales bacterium genome and encodes:
- a CDS encoding HigA family addiction module antitoxin is translated as MRNKTKIEPIHPGEILLEEFIRPFKISQYKLAKDTGLPLSRINQIILGKRIITAETALLLSKYFNLSEDYWLNLQKRYDLEIAKEKMIKRINSVKTIIAAV
- a CDS encoding ice-binding family protein, which produces MKTNTKNPTTFLNRMIYLLEAMLILVFIMPAVVTAQSSPAPVNLGTANDFVILAKTGISTTGTTHITGDIGLSPAAATYVTGCGLTMHSSGTYSTSSLITGKVYAADYTSPTPTKLTTAIGDMQTAYTDAAGRSLPDYNELYTGNLTGHTLTHGLYKWGTGVTISAGGVTISGSANDVWIFQIAQNLTIANGVIVTLSGGALASNIFWQVAGQVTIGTTAAMKGIILCQTLIDMQTGATLSGRALAQTAVTLNANAVTKPETVTAVKNSLSVPQDFALFQNYPNPFNPTTTINYSLPRSGFVTIKIYDLLGAEIMTLLNEEMSTGNYSIKFDGSNISSGIYFYQLRGGSFVETKKFVLMK